From a single Kitasatospora sp. NBC_00458 genomic region:
- a CDS encoding bifunctional riboflavin kinase/FAD synthetase translates to MQRWRGLEEIPGDWGRSVVTIGSFDGVHRGHQLIINRAVERARELGVRSVVVTFDPHPSEVVRPGSHPPLLAPQPRRAELIEELGVDAVLVLPFTTEFSKESPEEFFRQVLVDALHACLVVEGPNFRFGHRAAGDVALLAELGRAADCGVEVVDLQVRGAAGDGEPFSSTLTRRLVAGGDVAGAGEVLGRPHRVEGVVVRGAQRGRELGFPTANVDTVPHSAIPADGVYAGWLTADGERMPAAISVGTNPTFDGTARTVEAYAIDRVGLDLYGLHAAVEFLAYLRGMEKFDSIEALLDRMADDVKRSRELTDAG, encoded by the coding sequence GTGCAGCGCTGGCGTGGCCTGGAGGAGATCCCCGGTGACTGGGGACGCAGCGTCGTCACCATCGGCTCGTTCGACGGAGTGCACCGCGGACACCAGCTGATCATCAACCGGGCGGTCGAGCGTGCCCGCGAGCTCGGTGTCCGCTCGGTCGTGGTCACCTTCGACCCGCACCCCAGCGAGGTGGTCCGCCCGGGCAGCCACCCGCCGCTGCTGGCCCCGCAGCCCCGCCGCGCGGAGCTGATCGAGGAGCTCGGCGTGGACGCCGTCCTGGTGCTGCCGTTCACCACCGAGTTCTCCAAGGAGTCCCCGGAGGAGTTCTTCCGGCAGGTGCTGGTGGACGCCCTGCACGCGTGCCTGGTCGTCGAGGGGCCGAACTTCCGGTTCGGTCACCGGGCGGCCGGCGACGTCGCGCTGCTGGCCGAGCTGGGCCGGGCGGCCGACTGCGGTGTCGAGGTGGTCGACCTCCAGGTGCGCGGGGCGGCGGGGGACGGCGAGCCGTTCTCCTCGACGCTGACCCGGCGGCTGGTCGCCGGCGGCGACGTGGCCGGGGCCGGCGAGGTGCTGGGCCGCCCGCACCGGGTGGAGGGCGTGGTGGTGCGCGGTGCGCAGCGCGGCCGCGAGCTCGGCTTCCCGACCGCCAACGTGGACACCGTGCCGCACAGCGCGATCCCGGCCGACGGGGTGTACGCGGGCTGGCTGACGGCCGACGGGGAGAGGATGCCGGCGGCCATCTCGGTCGGCACCAACCCGACCTTCGACGGCACCGCCCGGACCGTCGAGGCGTACGCCATCGACCGGGTCGGGCTGGACCTCTACGGGCTGCACGCGGCCGTCGAGTTCCTGGCCTACCTGCGCGGCATGGAGAAGTTCGACTCGATCGAGGCGCTGCTGGACCGGATGGCCGACGACGTGAAGAGGTCGCGCGAGCTGACCGACGCGGGCTGA